One segment of Geomonas ferrireducens DNA contains the following:
- a CDS encoding dicarboxylate/amino acid:cation symporter produces MKAKKFYQVLYFQVLMAISIGVALGYYLPDTGAEMKPLGDGFIKMIKMIITPVIFCTVVTGIAGMDDMKKVGRVGGKALLYFELVSTVALGIGLLVINMIQPGVGMNADVTKLDTKGLATYTATAAKSHSFADFALGIIPNSVVDAFAKGEILQVLFFAIFFGIALSALGEKGKPIYKFIDDVSHALFGVVNLIMKFAPIGAFGAMAFTIGKFGLGSLAKLGMLMGSFYLTCLLFIFVVLGTIGKICGFNIFKFIAYIKEELLVVLGTSSSESALPRMMAKLENLGCTKSVVGLVIPTGYSFNLDGTSIYLTMAAIFVAQATNTPLTMTQTITILGVLMLTSKGAAGVTGSGFVTLAATFAAIPTIPVAGLALILGIDRFMSEARALTNLVGNGVATIVVSRWEKELDVDRMRRVLNHEELDVPELGLMEPELEPEEA; encoded by the coding sequence ATGAAAGCGAAGAAGTTTTACCAGGTTCTGTACTTCCAGGTATTGATGGCGATATCGATCGGGGTGGCCCTCGGCTACTACCTGCCCGATACCGGGGCGGAGATGAAGCCGCTTGGGGACGGTTTCATCAAGATGATCAAGATGATCATCACGCCCGTGATCTTCTGTACCGTGGTGACCGGCATCGCCGGCATGGACGACATGAAAAAGGTCGGGCGCGTAGGCGGCAAGGCCCTTTTGTACTTCGAACTCGTCTCCACCGTGGCCCTCGGCATCGGTCTCCTCGTCATCAATATGATCCAGCCCGGCGTCGGCATGAACGCGGACGTCACCAAGCTCGACACCAAGGGGCTCGCCACCTATACCGCCACCGCCGCCAAGTCGCACAGCTTCGCCGACTTCGCCCTGGGCATTATCCCGAACAGCGTCGTGGACGCCTTCGCGAAGGGTGAGATCCTCCAGGTGCTCTTCTTCGCCATCTTCTTCGGTATCGCCCTCTCCGCGCTCGGCGAGAAGGGAAAGCCGATCTACAAGTTCATCGATGACGTCTCCCACGCACTCTTCGGCGTCGTCAACCTGATCATGAAGTTCGCCCCCATCGGCGCCTTCGGGGCCATGGCCTTCACCATCGGCAAGTTCGGTCTCGGCTCCCTCGCGAAACTCGGCATGCTGATGGGCAGCTTCTACCTCACCTGTCTCCTCTTCATCTTCGTGGTGCTCGGCACCATCGGCAAGATCTGCGGATTCAACATCTTCAAGTTCATCGCCTACATCAAGGAAGAGCTCCTGGTCGTGCTGGGGACTTCGTCTTCCGAGTCGGCGCTGCCGCGCATGATGGCGAAGCTCGAGAATCTCGGCTGCACCAAGTCCGTGGTCGGTCTCGTCATCCCGACCGGTTACTCCTTCAACCTTGACGGCACCTCGATCTACCTGACCATGGCGGCGATCTTCGTGGCCCAGGCGACCAACACCCCGCTCACCATGACCCAGACCATCACCATCCTCGGCGTGCTGATGCTCACCTCCAAGGGTGCGGCCGGCGTCACCGGCAGCGGCTTCGTCACCCTCGCCGCGACCTTCGCCGCGATCCCGACCATACCGGTCGCAGGTCTTGCCCTCATCCTCGGCATCGACCGCTTCATGTCCGAGGCGCGCGCGCTCACGAACCTGGTCGGCAACGGCGTCGCCACCATCGTGGTCTCCCGCTGGGAGAAGGAACTCGACGTGGATCGCATGAGGCGCGTGCTGAACCACGAGGAGCTCGACGTTCCGGAGCTTGGGCTCATGGAGCCGGAGCTCGAGCCGGAAGAGGCGTAG
- a CDS encoding sigma-54-dependent transcriptional regulator, translated as MKKTLFPAFSILLVDDEPAWLKSFSLTLKSCAGINNIVTCQESREVMGLLDQGGIGLVLLDLTMPQLAGETLLQQIGERHPGIMTIIVSGMNQLETAVRCMKLGAFDYIVKTDEEDRLVGGVMRAIRILELQQEFRTMSDRMLSRQLQHPEAFTDIVTGDPRMQDLFNYVEAVSPSHQPLLITGESGVGKELIARAVHTLSGCSGPLVAVNVAGLDDTVFADTLFGHVRGAYTGADQARPGMIEQAGNGTLFLDEIGDLSIASQVKLLRLLQEGEYFPLGGDRPKRMNARIIVATHRDLAAREAAGEFRRDLYYRLCTHKIHIPPLRDRVGDIPLLLEYLLAEAAKSLGKKKPTPPKELAQILATYSFPGNVRELRGMVYNAVSLHKERILSMDSFLKAIGQSRSDEPLPAQGQNPFAVFERLPTFAEAAELLVEEAISRANGVQAIAARLLGISAPALNKRIKMSRK; from the coding sequence ATGAAAAAGACCCTCTTCCCCGCCTTCAGCATCCTACTGGTCGACGACGAGCCGGCCTGGCTCAAGTCCTTCTCGCTCACGCTCAAAAGCTGCGCCGGGATCAACAACATCGTGACCTGCCAGGAGAGCCGCGAGGTGATGGGGCTCCTCGACCAGGGAGGGATCGGCCTCGTGCTCCTGGACCTCACCATGCCGCAGCTTGCCGGCGAGACGCTCTTGCAGCAGATCGGCGAGCGGCACCCGGGGATCATGACCATCATCGTGAGCGGCATGAACCAGCTTGAGACCGCGGTGCGCTGCATGAAGCTTGGCGCCTTCGACTACATCGTGAAAACCGATGAGGAGGACCGGCTGGTCGGCGGGGTAATGCGCGCCATCCGGATACTGGAGCTGCAGCAGGAGTTCCGCACCATGTCGGACCGCATGCTGTCGAGGCAACTGCAGCATCCGGAGGCCTTCACCGACATCGTGACCGGGGACCCGCGCATGCAGGACCTCTTCAACTACGTCGAGGCCGTTTCGCCAAGCCACCAGCCCCTTCTGATCACAGGGGAGAGCGGCGTCGGCAAGGAGCTTATCGCGAGGGCCGTACATACGCTGAGCGGCTGTTCCGGGCCGCTTGTTGCCGTCAACGTAGCGGGGCTTGATGACACGGTGTTTGCCGATACCCTTTTCGGGCACGTCCGCGGCGCCTATACCGGTGCCGATCAGGCGCGCCCTGGGATGATCGAGCAGGCGGGTAACGGCACGCTGTTTCTGGACGAGATCGGCGACCTGAGCATCGCGTCGCAGGTGAAGCTTTTGCGCCTGCTGCAGGAGGGTGAGTACTTCCCGCTGGGAGGGGACCGGCCCAAGCGGATGAACGCCCGCATCATCGTGGCAACGCACCGCGACTTGGCGGCGCGGGAGGCGGCCGGAGAGTTCCGGCGCGACCTTTACTACCGCCTCTGCACCCATAAGATCCACATACCCCCCTTGCGTGACCGGGTCGGTGACATACCTTTGCTCCTGGAGTATCTTTTGGCCGAAGCGGCGAAATCGCTGGGGAAAAAGAAGCCGACCCCGCCAAAGGAGCTGGCCCAGATCCTCGCCACCTACAGCTTCCCCGGAAACGTGAGGGAGCTGCGCGGCATGGTGTACAACGCGGTGAGCCTGCACAAGGAGCGTATCCTTTCCATGGACAGCTTCCTTAAAGCCATCGGGCAGAGCCGCAGCGATGAACCGCTGCCGGCGCAGGGGCAAAACCCCTTTGCCGTTTTCGAACGCCTTCCCACTTTTGCCGAGGCGGCGGAACTGCTCGTGGAGGAGGCGATATCCCGGGCCAACGGCGTACAGGCCATTGCGGCGCGCCTTCTCGGCATCTCGGCACCCGCACTCAACAAGCGTATCAAGATGTCACGTAAGTAG
- a CDS encoding transporter substrate-binding domain-containing protein, translating into MVHDACTGTRKSFDKKFRIRIFHPVAGLIFLTFLLFTHAALAASGGLLPDQPVHFDPASTIVVGGDRAYPPYEFIDKDGNPAGYNVDLTRAIAEVMGMKVVFRFGNWSEVRAGLQDGHIDILQGLSYSAQRLQSVDFSPPHTIVHHAIFARRDTKPVRGLEELRGKKVLVFQDGIMHERLKQLGFAKDLVLTPTPAEAMRLLASGQCDYAVVAQLPGMYLIRELHLTNVVPVAKAVVSEQYCYAVNRGNRELLTRFNEGLAIVIKTGQYAEIYNRWLGVNDPPRVTRELAIRYGAMILVPLLVILAVTALWSKTLHKRVAERTTALAQEVAERNKALDELKRHQDKLIQADKMASLGTLVSGVAHEINNPNGLLLLDIPVLKRVHDDAGEILETHFQEHGDFMLGGVPYSEMREEIPRILDEMQDGAQRIKRIVNDLKDFARKDMGQKTLIDLDAVVRTALRLVDPTIRSSTNHLQSALHGSLPSVLGNAQRLEQVIVNLVLNACQALPDRECGVFIGTSYQQDEGVVRLQVTDQGVGVAEEHLPYLMDPFFTTKRDSGGTGLGLSVSAGIVEEHGGALQFSSAAGSGTTVILSLPVPNRSKEA; encoded by the coding sequence GTGGTTCACGACGCCTGCACAGGCACAAGAAAGTCCTTCGACAAGAAGTTCAGGATCCGCATCTTCCATCCCGTAGCCGGTCTTATCTTCCTCACCTTCCTGCTCTTCACCCACGCGGCCCTCGCCGCTTCCGGGGGGCTCCTCCCCGACCAGCCGGTCCACTTCGACCCCGCTTCGACCATCGTGGTGGGGGGAGACCGTGCCTACCCACCCTACGAGTTCATCGACAAGGACGGCAACCCCGCCGGTTACAACGTCGACCTGACCCGCGCCATCGCCGAGGTGATGGGGATGAAGGTCGTGTTCCGTTTCGGCAACTGGTCCGAGGTGCGCGCCGGACTTCAGGACGGCCACATCGACATCCTGCAGGGGCTTTCCTACTCGGCGCAGCGCCTGCAATCGGTCGACTTCTCTCCGCCGCACACCATCGTGCACCACGCCATCTTCGCAAGACGCGATACGAAACCTGTGCGGGGGCTCGAGGAGCTGCGCGGCAAGAAGGTGCTGGTCTTTCAGGACGGCATCATGCACGAGCGCCTGAAGCAGTTGGGCTTCGCGAAGGATCTGGTGCTCACCCCCACCCCCGCCGAGGCGATGCGGCTTTTAGCCTCCGGTCAATGCGACTACGCGGTTGTGGCGCAGTTGCCGGGGATGTACCTGATCCGCGAGCTGCACCTGACCAACGTGGTGCCGGTGGCGAAGGCCGTGGTGAGCGAGCAGTACTGCTACGCGGTGAACCGCGGCAACCGGGAACTGCTCACACGCTTCAACGAGGGGCTTGCCATCGTCATCAAAACCGGGCAGTACGCCGAGATCTACAACCGCTGGCTCGGCGTGAACGATCCTCCGAGGGTGACACGGGAGCTTGCCATCAGGTACGGCGCGATGATCCTCGTGCCGCTTCTCGTGATCCTGGCGGTCACAGCACTCTGGTCGAAGACCCTCCACAAGCGGGTTGCCGAGCGCACGACCGCTCTCGCCCAGGAGGTGGCCGAGCGCAACAAGGCGCTGGATGAGTTGAAACGCCACCAGGACAAGCTGATCCAGGCGGACAAGATGGCTTCCCTCGGCACGCTCGTTTCCGGCGTCGCCCACGAGATCAACAACCCCAACGGCCTGTTGCTCCTCGACATCCCGGTGCTGAAAAGGGTGCACGACGACGCGGGTGAGATCCTGGAGACCCATTTCCAGGAGCACGGCGACTTCATGCTGGGGGGCGTTCCATATTCGGAGATGCGCGAGGAGATCCCGCGCATCCTGGACGAGATGCAGGACGGCGCCCAGCGCATCAAGCGCATCGTCAACGACCTTAAGGACTTCGCCCGCAAGGACATGGGGCAGAAGACGCTCATCGACTTGGACGCGGTGGTGCGAACGGCGCTGCGCCTCGTCGACCCCACCATCCGCTCCTCGACGAACCATCTCCAGTCCGCGCTGCACGGCTCGCTTCCAAGCGTGCTCGGCAACGCCCAGCGCCTGGAGCAGGTCATCGTCAATCTCGTGCTGAACGCCTGCCAGGCGCTCCCGGACCGGGAGTGCGGCGTGTTCATCGGCACTAGCTATCAGCAGGACGAAGGGGTGGTCCGGCTCCAGGTCACCGACCAGGGGGTGGGGGTGGCGGAGGAGCATCTGCCGTACCTCATGGACCCCTTCTTCACCACCAAAAGGGACAGCGGCGGAACCGGCCTCGGGCTCTCGGTTTCCGCGGGGATCGTGGAGGAACACGGCGGCGCGCTGCAGTTTTCTTCCGCTGCCGGCTCCGGCACCACCGTCATCCTCTCGCTCCCCGTCCCCAACAGGAGTAAGGAAGCATGA